In Macaca nemestrina isolate mMacNem1 chromosome 9, mMacNem.hap1, whole genome shotgun sequence, a single genomic region encodes these proteins:
- the LOC105479928 gene encoding enhancer of polycomb homolog 1 isoform X4 yields MVIPVPEAESNIAYYESIYPGEFKMPKQLIHIQPFSLDAEQPDYDLDSEDEVFVNKLKKKMDICPLQFEEMIDRLEKGSGQQPVSLQEAKLLLKEDDELIREVYEYWIKKRKNCRGPSLIPSVKQEKRDGSSTNDPYVAFRRRTEKMQTRKNRKNDEASYEKMLKLRRDLSRAVTILEMIKRREKSKRELLHLTLEIMEKRYNLGDYNGEIMSEVMAQRQPMKPTYAIPIIPITNSSQFKHQETMDVKEFKVNKQDKADLIRPKRKYEKKPKVLPSSAAAAPQQTSPAALPVFNAKDLNQYDFPSSDEEPLSQVLSGSSEAEEDNDPDGPFAFRRKAGCQYYAPHLDQTGNWPWTSPKDGGLGDVRYRYCLTTLTVPQRCIGFARRRVGRGGRVLLDRAHSDYDSVFHHLDLEMLSSPQHSPVNQFANTSETNTSDKSFSKDLSQILVNIKSCRWRHFRPRTPSLHDSDNDELSCRKLYRSINRTGTAQPGTQTCSTSTQSKSSSGSAHFAFTAEQYQQHQQQLALMQKQQLAQIQQQQANSNSSTNTSQNLASNQQKSGFRLNIQGLERTLQGFVSKTLDSASAQFAASALVTSEQLMGFKMKDDVVLGIGVNGVLPASGVYKGLHLSSTTPTALVHTSPSTAGSALLQPSNITQTSSSHSALSHQVTAANSATTQVLIGNNIRLTVPSSVATVNSIAPINARHIPRTLSAVPSSALKLAAAANCQVSKVPSSSSVDSVPRENHESEKPALNNIADNTVAMEVT; encoded by the exons ATGGTTATACCAGTCCCAGAGGCAGAAAGTAATATTGCTTACTATGAGTCTATATATCCTGGGGAATTTAAGATGCCAAAGCAGCTCATTCACATACAGC CTTTTAGTTTGGATGCTGAACAGCCAGATTATGATTTGGATTCTGAAGATGAAGTATTTGTgaataaactgaaaaagaaaatggacatcTGCCCATTGCAATTTGAGGAGATGATTGACCGCCTAGAAAAAGGCAGTGGTCAGCAG CCAGTCAGTCTGCAGGAAGCCAAACTACTGCTAAAAGAAGATGATGAACTAATTAGAGAAGTTTATGAATATtggattaaaaagagaaaaaactgtcGAGGGCCATCTCTTATTCCATCAGTAAAACAAGAAAAGCGAGATGGTTCCAGCACAAATGATCCTTATGTGGCTTTTAGAAGGCGTACTGAAAAAATGCAGACTCGAAAA AATCGCAAAAATGATGAAGCCTCTTACGAAAAAATGCTTAAGCTCCGACGAGATCTAAGTCGAGCTGTTACTATTCTAGAGAtgataaaaagaagagaaaaaagtaaaagagagcTATTGCACTTAACACTGGAAATTATGGAAAAGAg GTATAATTTGGGCGATTACAATGGAGAGATCATGTCTGAGGTTATGGCACAGAGACAGCCAATGAAACCTACTTATGCCATCCCCATCATCCCTATTACTAATAGCAGTCAATTTAAACACCAGGAAACAATGGATGTGAAGGAGTTCAAAGTTAATAAG CAAGATAAAGCCGATCTTATCCGACCGAAAcggaaatatgaaaagaagcccAAAGTCTTACCATCGTCTGCCGCTGCTGCTCCCCAACAGACGAGTCCTGCTGCACTGCCAGTTTTCAATGCTAAAGATCTGAATCAGTATGACTTTCCCAGCTCAGACGAAGAACCCCTCTCCCAG GTTTTGTCTGGCTCTTCGGAAGCTGAGGAAGACAATGATCCTGATGGTCCTTTTGCTTTCCGTAGGAAAGCAGGCTGTCAGTACTATGCT cctcacTTAGACCAAACTGGCAACTGGCCTTGGACTAGTCCTAAAGATGGAGGATTAGGGGATGTGCGATATAGATACTGCTTAACTACTCTCACCGTACCCCAAAGGTGTATTGGATTTGCACGAAGACGGGTTGGGCGCGGTGGAAG GGTCTTACTGGACAGAGCTCATTCAGACTATGACAGTGTGTTTCACCATCTGGATTTGGAAATGCTTTCCTCACCACAACATTCTCCAGTCAATCAGTTTGCCAATACCTCAGAAACAAATACCTCGGACAAATCTTTCTCTAAAGACCTCAGTCAGATACTAGTCAATATCAAATCATGTAGATGGCGGCATTTTAGGCCTCGGACACCATCCCTACATGACAGTGACAATGATGAACTCTCCTGTAGAAAATTATATAGGAGTATAAACCGAACAGGAACAGCACAACCTGGGACCCAGACATGCAGTACCTCTACGCAAAGTAAAAGTAGCAGTGGTTCAGCACACTTTG CATTTACAGCCGAACAATACCAGCAACATCAACAGCAACTGGCACTCATGCAGAAACAGCAGCTTGCACAAATTCAGCAACAGCAAGCAAATAGTAATTCCTCCACCAACACATCACAG AACCTTGCATCTAACCAGCAGAAAAGTGGCTTTCGCCTGAATATACAGGGTTTAGAAAGAACACTACAG ggtTTTGTTTCTAAGACTTTGGATTCTGCTAGTGCTCAGTTTGCTGCTTCTGCTTTGGTGACATCAGAACAACTGATGGGATTCAAGATGAAGGATGATGTGGTGCTTGGAATCGGGGTGAATGGTGTCCTTCCAGCCTCAG gAGTATACAAGGGCTTACACCTCAGTAGTACTACACCAACAGCACTTGTACATACAAGTCCATCAACGGCAGGTTCAGCTTTGTTACAGCCTTCAAATATTACACAGACTTCAAGTTCCCACAGTGCACTGAGTCATCAAGTAACTGCTGCCAATTCTGCAACTACTCAGGTTCTGATTGGGAACAACATTCGATTAACTGTACCTTCATCAGTTGCCACTGTAAACTCTATTGCCCCAATAAATGCACGACATATACCGAGGACTTTAAGTGCTGTTCCATCATCTGCCTTAAAGCTGGCTGCCGCAGCAAACTGTCAAGTTTCCAAGGTCCCATCTTCATCCTCTGTAGATTCAGTTCCAAG GGAAAATCATGAATCAGAAAAGCCAGCACTGAACAACATAGCAGACAACACAGTAGCAATGGAAGTGACGTAG